DNA sequence from the Desulfovibrio litoralis DSM 11393 genome:
AGCTCGGGTTCTTTGGAATAAACCGCCGAAACCGTCGCAAGCACCTCGTCTAACGGGAAGGCTTTTCCCTGAAAAGTAATGCGTAAATATCTGGAATTTAACCAAGAGTCTAATTCGAGTTCGTTTAATTCCAAAAGGTCATCACCCTGCGACAACCTTGCCAAAACAACATTTCTTTTTAACGTTGTCCAATTTTGTAAGTCAGAGCTAGATTCAATGCTGATTTCGCCGGTATAATCACCCTTCCAAAAAAACTTTAGTTTTTTCAACGCCACTTTATCAGCCGGCAGAACCAAAATATAACCGCCAAGTTCTTGTTGCGTTTCCGGTTCACCAAGGTTAACACGTGGCACTAATTGTCCATCACTTTTTAATTCATACAACAACCGCAAATCCGTTGATTGACGAGTATCATAGCTGTTATATACCGGAAAAAGCTTAAGTTTATATTCTCTTAAAGAAGTTTCATCAGTTACTTTCGGTTCAAAAACACCAAAAGGCACAACTTGTCCCTGTGCGTTAAAAACTGCCAAATCAGCGAGGTCTTCTCGTTCAACGGCTGATAAAACTTGTTTATCAAGGTCAAAGGAAAGAATTGTTCCGGCTTCAATTGGTTTATCGGAAATAATTTCAAAATTAGCATTAAACTCGTTAGGGGTAAGAATAGGTTGCGTTTGAACCGCTTGTGTTTTCTTTGAACTTTTACGCTGAACATATTGTCTTTCTTGAGAAAACGCAGTTTCAGACAATAAAAGCCCGGTAAAAAAGCAAGCCACAAAAAGAGAAAAAAATACCAATCTTGATTTTATCATCTATCTTTCCTATTATTTCCCATAAGTTAATTAAGGTCTTGTTTTGTATCAGAATCTTGTTCGTGGTTTTGTCCGGAGTTTTGTTCTTGGTTTAGGTTAGTTATATTTTCCGCATTATCCGGTTCGCTTGGCTTATCTTCTTTACTTAGCGTTTTTTTAGGCGGTAAAGGAGCAAAATAGGTAGCCGAAATAAAAATAACCCCAACTAAAATAAAGGACACAATCGCCCAAATTCCGTCTGTTTTGGTGCGGTCAACCAATAAAAGTTTAACGGCGTCTAAAGCGAGTAAGGCGGCACTCATCTTCCAAACCCAACGTATCTTAAGGCGATTGCCCAAAATCATTCCAAAGAGTCCGCTCATTCCCCAAAATACAGAGAGTAAAGACTGATACTCTATGCTTGAAAAGATTCTATACCAAGCAACCTCGCCACCTGAAAAATAATACAATGACCTTGCCAAGGTCGCATGGATAAAGAGAAAAAGTCCAAGACCCAAAAATGAATAGTGTATAAAATATTTCTTGCCCAATAAGGCAAACCCGGAAGCCCTTGCGACTAAAGGGCTTTCTTTTCTTTCCGCATCAGTGGTGTTTGTATAGATATCAACAAAGGCAGATAGCCAAAACGCTATTCCAAATACAAGCAATAAAATAGAAAGTTCAAACGGGTTAATAAGCGGGAAGTAAAATTCAGCCAAATCAAAACCTTGCGAAAACGCTCTGTAATATAAGAGGATAATCGCCCTTAACAATATAAAAGCGGACGCAATCAACCAATATTTGGGTTTTAAATAAAAACCAAAAGTTTTAAACTGTTCTTTTTTATGCATTAAACCTAATAAAATCAGACAGCAAAAAACAGGCAAGATTATAGTTAAGGTTATGAGATGATAACCCGCCAACAATTCCGTGTTTATACTGATATAATAAATTAACGCTTGGTAAATAGACGGAACTGCTACAAAAAACATGATCAAACGCAACTGAGACAAACGTTGTTCC
Encoded proteins:
- a CDS encoding DUF3999 family protein, whose product is MIKSRLVFFSLFVACFFTGLLLSETAFSQERQYVQRKSSKKTQAVQTQPILTPNEFNANFEIISDKPIEAGTILSFDLDKQVLSAVEREDLADLAVFNAQGQVVPFGVFEPKVTDETSLREYKLKLFPVYNSYDTRQSTDLRLLYELKSDGQLVPRVNLGEPETQQELGGYILVLPADKVALKKLKFFWKGDYTGEISIESSSDLQNWTTLKRNVVLARLSQGDDLLELNELELDSWLNSRYLRITFQGKAFPLDEVLATVSAVYSKEPELHKVAVSPTFFVGPLEENAEREEGNALVFDLGGVFPNSSFNVNFPDYGFFKGVKVYRRSSLDEPWVYVMRTNFYAIKNNGVILKNPSYYTRYKGTFYDPSNLQGSARYWKLVPNLPSEVLPDNTEVEIEYLPQKIYFLAQGSAPYILTAGNKKLEIEPNIGSLVKNLDPNNFPSVSLGKMFNPIKEPQANPMKKEESPIWYTYALWAVLCLIVAGMSYMAFSLLRKMNKPETLQHDETIETDLNNEKIELNDSEINPDKKQD